One part of the Hydrogenobacter sp. T-2 genome encodes these proteins:
- the tatC gene encoding twin-arginine translocase subunit TatC, which produces MPLTEHLRELRSRLIKSIVAFFIGTGIAFYFASQIFEILKEPVKRSYPQVELITLSPTEPLFILLKISIVFGFILSLPFILFQLWRFVEPALYPNEKKLVLPLTLVSILLFLLGGAFSYFVALPMALKFLLGIGLSQLQATPFLSVNLYISFLLKMIIGFGIAFELPVVIFLLQRAGIVSESQLKAFRKYFIVLAFVAGALIAPDVTTQVLMAIPLIILYELSLIAGKLGRRKQKKTSIEVAQE; this is translated from the coding sequence ATGCCTCTGACGGAGCATCTGAGGGAGCTAAGAAGCAGGCTGATTAAGTCCATAGTAGCCTTCTTCATAGGCACAGGCATTGCCTTCTACTTTGCAAGCCAGATATTTGAAATCCTTAAAGAACCAGTAAAAAGGTCATACCCACAGGTAGAGCTCATAACCCTATCTCCCACAGAGCCTCTTTTTATACTTTTGAAGATATCCATAGTCTTTGGTTTTATCCTTTCTTTGCCTTTTATACTTTTCCAACTTTGGAGGTTCGTAGAGCCTGCCCTCTATCCCAACGAAAAAAAACTTGTCCTTCCACTTACCCTTGTATCCATACTTTTATTCCTTCTTGGCGGAGCTTTCTCTTACTTTGTAGCCCTGCCTATGGCTTTGAAGTTTTTGCTCGGCATAGGTCTTTCTCAACTTCAGGCTACCCCCTTTCTTTCTGTGAACCTGTATATATCCTTTCTTCTCAAGATGATAATAGGCTTCGGCATAGCCTTTGAACTTCCTGTTGTTATCTTTCTTTTACAGAGAGCAGGTATAGTTAGCGAGAGCCAGCTAAAGGCTTTTAGGAAGTATTTCATAGTGCTTGCCTTTGTGGCGGGTGCTCTTATTGCTCCTGACGTTACCACACAGGTTTTGATGGCTATTCCTCTTATAATTCTCTATGAGCTTTCTCTGATAGCTGGCAAACTTGGCAGGCGCAAACAGAAGAAAACTTCCATAGAGGTGGCACAAGAATGA
- a CDS encoding ABC transporter ATP-binding protein: MKPIVSVENLNLTIGDRQILKDVSFEVYEGEVFTVLGGSGSGKTTITKCIVSLLKPTSGKVKVFGKDVSSLSQIELDEMRKKIGYVFQGAALFDSLTVWENVVFYYLEHGNYSKEELRSTALKYLNMVGLSEESLDLYPSELSGGMRKRVGIARAIATEPELLIYDEPTSGLDPITSRLIDELIVSLRKKTSSTAIVVSHDLVSAFSISDRIMIIKEGQVAQIGTKEEIMNSQIPFVREFIDKGLGEVHELRRG, from the coding sequence ATGAAACCCATCGTTTCTGTAGAAAACCTTAATCTCACGATAGGAGACAGGCAGATACTCAAAGATGTGAGCTTTGAGGTTTATGAGGGGGAAGTCTTTACCGTACTGGGAGGAAGTGGCAGTGGTAAGACCACTATAACCAAGTGTATTGTTAGTCTTTTGAAACCAACCAGTGGAAAGGTAAAGGTCTTTGGAAAGGATGTTTCTTCCCTTAGTCAAATTGAGCTTGACGAGATGAGGAAAAAAATCGGATATGTTTTTCAAGGTGCGGCGCTTTTTGATAGCCTTACCGTATGGGAGAACGTGGTGTTCTACTACCTAGAGCATGGAAACTACAGCAAAGAAGAGCTAAGGTCCACAGCTCTAAAGTATCTAAACATGGTGGGGCTTTCAGAAGAGAGTCTTGACCTATACCCCTCTGAACTATCAGGTGGCATGAGGAAAAGAGTTGGTATAGCAAGAGCCATAGCCACAGAGCCAGAGCTCCTTATATACGATGAACCCACCTCAGGACTTGACCCTATCACCAGCAGGCTCATAGATGAGCTCATAGTAAGCCTCAGGAAGAAAACTAGCTCAACCGCCATAGTAGTGTCTCATGACCTCGTTTCTGCCTTCTCTATCTCAGACAGAATAATGATAATAAAAGAGGGTCAAGTCGCCCAGATAGGCACAAAGGAAGAGATTATGAATTCTCAAATACCCTTTGTAAGGGAGTTTATAGACAAAGGTTTGGGAGAAGTTCATGAGCTGAGAAGAGGTTGA
- a CDS encoding CDP-alcohol phosphatidyltransferase family protein produces the protein MSYIVRELKPTFEKLTEPLVLLLQRLGATPNFITFLGLLLVALGSIVLYLGYTLLSFFLLLLGALSDAIDGALARRLGKSSSFGAFLDSLLDRVSDALPFIAIALSSEDKVLSVVSLLAMLFSFTVSYARARAEGLGYELKVGLFERPERWMVLLTGIALDLVFPAVFLIALGSLATTLQRVYIFRKLTRR, from the coding sequence ATGAGCTATATTGTAAGAGAGCTAAAGCCTACCTTTGAGAAGTTAACAGAGCCGTTGGTATTACTGCTCCAAAGGCTGGGTGCTACGCCGAATTTTATAACCTTTTTGGGGCTATTGCTTGTAGCTCTTGGCTCTATTGTCCTTTATTTAGGCTATACACTTTTGAGCTTTTTCCTCTTGCTTTTGGGTGCTCTCTCTGATGCCATAGACGGTGCTCTTGCAAGAAGGTTAGGAAAGAGTTCAAGTTTTGGTGCCTTTCTTGACTCTCTGCTTGACAGGGTTTCTGACGCCCTTCCCTTTATAGCTATAGCCCTCTCCTCTGAGGATAAGGTTCTCTCGGTGGTTTCTCTCCTTGCCATGCTTTTTTCCTTTACTGTTAGCTATGCAAGGGCAAGGGCGGAAGGTCTTGGCTATGAGCTAAAGGTAGGGCTTTTTGAAAGACCAGAAAGGTGGATGGTGCTCTTAACGGGAATAGCCCTTGACCTTGTATTTCCTGCAGTTTTTCTCATAGCCTTGGGTTCTTTGGCTACTACCCTACAAAGGGTATATATTTTTAGAAAACTCACAAGGAGGTAA
- a CDS encoding IS256 family transposase yields the protein MLKSQLVCLSPHSYLIPTVKEADKVVKKALYVVAGIDTDGYKEILGFWLARQESASFWVNVLNDLKARGVEDILVVVSDELKGIQEAVRSVYPMSDHQKCLVHKVRNSLKKVKYKDRKRVASALRSIYMSSTQPQAKENFERFKREYQAEYPQVVKDWERDLEEILTFYKYPYEIRRMLATTNFVESINSKIRKVIYGKRIFPTDEALLKVCYGVVMDLEEKWKKPLRDWERIYAQVIILFEGRL from the coding sequence ATGCTTAAGAGTCAGTTAGTTTGTCTTTCTCCTCACTCTTATCTTATCCCTACAGTCAAGGAAGCAGACAAGGTAGTAAAGAAAGCCCTGTATGTGGTAGCTGGCATAGACACAGATGGCTACAAAGAGATACTTGGCTTTTGGCTTGCAAGACAGGAAAGTGCCAGCTTTTGGGTAAATGTCTTGAATGACCTCAAGGCAAGAGGAGTAGAGGACATACTTGTAGTGGTAAGCGACGAGCTAAAGGGTATACAAGAAGCTGTAAGGAGCGTATATCCCATGAGTGACCATCAAAAATGTCTTGTTCACAAGGTAAGGAACAGCCTGAAGAAGGTCAAATACAAAGACAGGAAGAGAGTAGCCAGTGCATTGAGGTCAATATACATGTCCTCCACGCAACCGCAAGCGAAGGAGAACTTTGAGAGGTTTAAGAGGGAATACCAAGCAGAGTATCCACAGGTAGTGAAGGACTGGGAAAGAGACCTTGAGGAAATATTGACCTTTTACAAGTATCCTTATGAGATAAGGAGGATGTTAGCGACGACGAACTTTGTGGAGAGTATAAACAGCAAGATAAGGAAGGTGATATATGGCAAGAGGATATTTCCGACGGATGAGGCTTTACTGAAGGTTTGTTATGGAGTAGTGATGGACTTAGAGGAGAAATGGAAGAAGCCTTTGAGGGACTGGGAGAGGATATATGCCCAGGTGATAATTCTTTTTGAGGGTAGGCTATGA
- a CDS encoding tetratricopeptide repeat protein, giving the protein MLLLLILTPLLFSVSSWALSPLGCLKRLEAMEYRSAIVYGDRLIQSGNRNYTTYLCVGRAHLELRNYALAIDYLERANNRARDEVERVLSAFYLGSAYEGIGNYTRAINLYRNVLQNAERISQSIYISLVFRLAEAYEKVNNLEDALKTYMSIENRSLSDKDKLIVLEKIGDIMLKKRDYTMAMKAYDGALLVASSLNDIFSLGRINAKMGDISMELKSYDKALEQYEQAISYARSAGTRKVEASLYERIAVAYTMKNDFAEALNSYQRAVELYRLIGDRSNQLRVQERLEVIRRLFEVRRDI; this is encoded by the coding sequence ATGTTGCTCCTTTTAATCCTTACACCTTTGCTTTTCTCGGTCAGTAGTTGGGCTTTGTCTCCACTGGGTTGTCTGAAAAGGCTCGAAGCTATGGAATATAGATCCGCAATAGTATACGGCGATAGGCTAATTCAAAGTGGGAACAGAAACTATACAACCTATCTGTGTGTAGGAAGAGCTCATCTTGAGTTGCGAAATTACGCTCTGGCTATAGACTATCTTGAAAGGGCAAATAACAGAGCAAGAGATGAAGTGGAAAGGGTACTATCCGCCTTCTATTTAGGTAGTGCATACGAAGGGATTGGTAACTACACAAGGGCAATAAACCTTTATAGGAATGTATTGCAAAATGCGGAGAGGATAAGCCAGAGTATATACATTTCTCTTGTATTTCGACTCGCCGAGGCTTATGAAAAGGTGAATAACTTAGAGGATGCACTAAAAACTTACATGAGCATTGAAAACAGGTCTCTTTCAGACAAGGATAAGCTCATAGTCTTAGAGAAAATAGGCGATATTATGTTAAAAAAGAGAGATTACACCATGGCTATGAAAGCCTATGATGGAGCTCTTTTAGTGGCAAGTTCCTTGAATGATATCTTTTCCTTAGGTAGGATAAACGCAAAGATGGGTGACATAAGCATGGAGCTTAAGAGCTACGATAAGGCACTGGAGCAATACGAACAGGCAATAAGCTATGCAAGGTCTGCAGGAACCAGAAAAGTAGAAGCGTCTTTATACGAAAGGATTGCGGTAGCATACACTATGAAGAACGACTTTGCAGAAGCCTTAAACTCCTACCAAAGAGCTGTAGAGCTTTACAGGCTTATAGGAGACCGAAGCAATCAGTTAAGAGTCCAAGAGAGGCTTGAGGTAATCAGAAGACTATTTGAAGTCAGAAGAGATATATGA
- a CDS encoding O-antigen ligase family protein — protein MLIVLFALGLLSISLFEALVVFILIYLAYKGFKGFRCKGSLFLPLTLHALVVLVSTALFHTSQIGKAIERGMFLLSYCYGGMLRVDERSLYRFNLFLVISGLALLPLVFYRYSQTGQPAMFWGGWFEVGAFYSIFAVASLSLLFYSKRVYYLLPFILFVGVVFFTMRRSAMLGLAFALLVFALLVGQKVSKKAFWGILLTLFVGFAVSTAVLVHKDIRYKTMYEMVLGQRPINDETLNHISSYRWEIAKAGVQVVKKDIQERNWLALAIGHGINSGYYLEPKSPVGGVYESVFLLSELIEKGLLGLFAVLCVYYAYFKFLLSFRIRDSMDYLLMPLLLALGSHLVGAVFTFFWDAMLPLYLVLFMVVERFRSLKL, from the coding sequence ATGCTTATAGTCCTTTTTGCTTTGGGATTGCTCTCTATAAGCCTCTTTGAGGCTTTGGTGGTTTTTATACTGATATACCTCGCATACAAAGGCTTTAAAGGCTTCCGATGTAAGGGAAGTCTGTTTTTACCTCTCACTTTGCACGCTCTTGTGGTTTTGGTCTCTACCGCCCTTTTTCATACCTCTCAGATAGGCAAGGCTATAGAAAGGGGGATGTTTTTGCTCTCTTACTGCTATGGTGGAATGCTTAGGGTGGATGAAAGAAGTCTATATAGGTTTAATCTCTTTTTGGTGATCTCTGGTCTGGCTCTTTTACCCTTGGTGTTTTACAGATACAGCCAAACAGGTCAACCTGCCATGTTTTGGGGTGGGTGGTTTGAGGTAGGAGCCTTTTACAGCATCTTTGCGGTCGCAAGCCTTTCTCTTCTCTTTTATTCAAAAAGGGTCTACTACCTTTTGCCCTTTATACTTTTTGTGGGCGTGGTCTTTTTTACCATGAGAAGGTCTGCCATGCTGGGGCTTGCCTTTGCCCTTTTGGTTTTTGCCCTTCTTGTGGGACAGAAGGTTTCCAAAAAAGCCTTTTGGGGTATTTTGCTTACCCTTTTTGTTGGCTTTGCGGTAAGCACTGCGGTTCTTGTGCACAAGGATATAAGGTATAAGACCATGTATGAGATGGTGCTGGGACAAAGACCTATAAATGACGAGACGCTAAACCACATATCCAGCTACCGTTGGGAGATAGCGAAGGCAGGCGTGCAGGTAGTAAAAAAAGACATACAGGAAAGAAACTGGCTTGCCCTTGCCATAGGTCATGGCATAAACTCAGGCTACTATCTTGAGCCAAAAAGCCCTGTGGGTGGGGTCTACGAGTCGGTATTTTTGCTTTCAGAGCTTATCGAGAAGGGTCTTCTGGGGCTTTTTGCAGTCCTTTGTGTCTATTACGCATACTTTAAGTTTCTGCTAAGTTTTAGGATAAGGGACAGTATGGACTATCTTCTTATGCCTCTTTTACTTGCTCTTGGCTCTCACCTTGTGGGGGCGGTCTTTACCTTTTTCTGGGATGCTATGCTACCCTTATATCTTGTGCTTTTTATGGTGGTAGAGAGGTTTAGGTCTCTAAAACTGTGA
- a CDS encoding dihydroorotate dehydrogenase yields the protein MLDLSVELFGVRFKNPVWVASGTFGYGLEAMEIYDISRLGAVVTKGISLKPREGNSPERIAETPCGMLNSIGLQNPGVEGFLKKIYPNLEKIDTHFIANVFGETEEEYVEVCLALEDANKVVAYELNVSCPNVKKGGMLFGHDPVVLSRLVERVKAKVKKPVLVKLSPNTGDIKGFAKVCIDAGADGLVLINTLLGMKIDTKSQRPELSTLMGGLSGPAILPIAVRMVWEVFSELGHSIPIIGVGGIYDTDSALQHILAGAVCIQVGTANFFEPYAPLKVIEGIEEYMRERSIERFTDLVGRAHRLVVRA from the coding sequence ATGCTTGACCTTTCTGTGGAGCTTTTTGGCGTAAGGTTTAAAAACCCCGTTTGGGTAGCATCGGGAACTTTTGGCTATGGGCTTGAGGCTATGGAGATATATGACATATCAAGGCTTGGTGCGGTGGTTACAAAGGGTATATCTCTAAAGCCTCGCGAAGGCAACTCACCAGAGCGGATTGCGGAAACCCCCTGCGGGATGTTAAACTCCATAGGACTTCAAAACCCGGGAGTGGAAGGCTTTTTGAAAAAGATATACCCAAACCTTGAGAAGATAGACACCCACTTTATAGCCAATGTCTTTGGAGAAACAGAAGAGGAGTATGTGGAAGTATGCCTTGCACTTGAAGATGCCAATAAGGTGGTAGCCTATGAGCTCAACGTGTCTTGTCCTAATGTGAAAAAGGGAGGTATGCTCTTTGGACATGACCCTGTGGTGCTCTCAAGGCTTGTGGAAAGGGTAAAAGCCAAGGTAAAAAAGCCAGTGCTTGTAAAACTCTCACCCAATACGGGAGATATAAAGGGCTTTGCCAAGGTTTGCATAGATGCAGGTGCTGATGGGCTCGTTCTCATAAACACCCTTCTTGGTATGAAAATAGACACAAAAAGCCAAAGACCTGAACTCTCTACACTTATGGGAGGTCTCTCTGGTCCTGCCATACTTCCCATAGCGGTGAGGATGGTCTGGGAGGTTTTTTCAGAGCTTGGACACTCTATTCCTATAATAGGTGTTGGTGGCATATACGACACGGATTCCGCTTTGCAACATATCCTTGCAGGTGCGGTATGCATTCAAGTGGGAACCGCTAACTTCTTTGAGCCTTATGCACCCCTTAAGGTCATAGAGGGCATAGAGGAATACATGAGAGAGAGGTCTATAGAAAGGTTTACCGACCTTGTGGGCAGGGCTCATCGCCTTGTGGTGCGTGCCTGA
- a CDS encoding Sec-independent protein translocase subunit TatA/TatB produces the protein MDFPELLVILAVAFIFLGPEKMVEVATKLGEFLRKVRETWDELRYQLYMESINKKIMEESKDATPPEDESVYDLIEKEKHEEVKEDNGTAGTSQDASDGASEGAKKQAD, from the coding sequence ATGGACTTCCCTGAGCTTTTGGTGATACTTGCGGTAGCATTCATCTTCTTGGGTCCCGAGAAGATGGTGGAAGTGGCTACCAAGTTAGGCGAGTTTCTACGAAAGGTTAGAGAAACTTGGGATGAGCTTAGATATCAGCTATACATGGAAAGTATAAACAAGAAGATAATGGAGGAAAGCAAGGATGCGACCCCTCCTGAAGATGAAAGTGTTTACGATTTAATAGAAAAGGAAAAGCATGAGGAGGTAAAAGAGGATAATGGAACAGCAGGAACTTCCCAAGATGCCTCTGACGGAGCATCTGAGGGAGCTAAGAAGCAGGCTGATTAA
- a CDS encoding NAD-dependent epimerase/dehydratase family protein, whose protein sequence is MRVLITGATGFVGRYIVKELLREGYTVGSIVRDVSKLEKLFGDAVEPYKADLEDKKSLKEVFEDFKPDYLIHLVGILVEDKRKKQTFMRVHYLYSKALYEVAKDYGRLKRVLHMSSLGTHKDAPSMYHRTKFMAEEELKRSGLSYTIMRPSLILGPEQKLFYDLWSITKFLRLFALPGGGGYLFQPVDVRDVACAFVKALILEESEGKTYELCGNRRVSFRELLEDIFDYWKRKVLLLPVPKSLMYVGGLVAERLLQPPPFSSDQMLMMWRDNICGLDPEVEKEGVEKLCGREPISYEESLRWSLEEFGRKINA, encoded by the coding sequence ATGAGAGTGCTTATCACCGGTGCAACGGGCTTTGTAGGGAGGTATATAGTTAAGGAGCTCCTAAGAGAGGGCTATACAGTAGGCTCTATTGTCAGAGATGTGAGTAAGCTGGAGAAACTCTTTGGCGATGCGGTAGAGCCTTACAAAGCAGACCTTGAGGACAAAAAGTCACTCAAAGAGGTCTTTGAAGACTTTAAACCAGACTACCTTATACACCTCGTGGGTATACTGGTAGAAGACAAGAGGAAAAAGCAAACCTTTATGAGGGTTCACTACCTTTACTCAAAGGCTCTTTATGAAGTTGCCAAAGACTACGGAAGGCTAAAGAGAGTCCTTCATATGAGCTCTCTTGGGACTCACAAGGATGCCCCCTCCATGTATCATCGCACCAAGTTTATGGCGGAAGAGGAGCTAAAAAGGTCTGGGCTAAGCTATACCATAATGAGACCCTCTCTCATACTCGGTCCTGAGCAAAAGCTCTTTTATGACCTATGGAGCATTACCAAGTTTTTGAGGCTTTTTGCCCTGCCCGGTGGCGGTGGCTATCTCTTTCAGCCTGTGGATGTTAGAGATGTTGCCTGTGCCTTTGTTAAGGCTCTTATCTTAGAAGAGAGCGAGGGTAAAACCTACGAGCTATGCGGAAACAGGAGGGTGAGCTTTAGGGAGCTTTTGGAGGACATTTTTGACTACTGGAAAAGGAAGGTCTTGCTCCTACCTGTGCCAAAAAGCCTTATGTATGTAGGTGGTCTTGTGGCGGAGAGACTTCTTCAGCCACCACCTTTTAGCTCAGACCAGATGCTTATGATGTGGAGGGATAATATATGTGGTCTTGACCCTGAGGTGGAAAAGGAAGGTGTAGAAAAGCTCTGTGGAAGAGAGCCTATTTCATACGAAGAATCTCTAAGGTGGAGTTTGGAAGAGTTTGGGAGGAAGATAAATGCTTGA
- a CDS encoding aspartate aminotransferase family protein: MYVMETYKRLPVRFVKGEGVYLYDDQGRKYLDFLAGIAVNALGYADPELTKAICDQAQSLLHISNLFENPWQEDLAKELVDSFWTSGKVFFCNSGAEANEGAIKLVRRYFYEKGEKRYRIITFYSSFHGRTFGAMSATAQEKIQKGFEPLLEGFDYAELNNFDSVLRALKKETAGIMLEVIHGEGGIKEAEGEFLQKIQELCRKEGLLLIVDEVQTGIGRTGKFYAYEHYSLQPDIITLAKGLGGGVPIGAVLAKDEVAKAFKAGSHGSTFGGNPLACRASMVVVRRVRELLPQVQRVGEYFKRKLQELGVGKVRGKGLMLGLELERNCSELVQKALEKGLVINCTAEKVLRFVPPLIVEEKHIDQAIEILRHIL, from the coding sequence ATGTATGTTATGGAAACCTACAAAAGACTTCCTGTAAGGTTTGTCAAAGGCGAAGGAGTATATTTGTATGACGACCAAGGTAGAAAATACCTTGACTTCCTTGCAGGCATTGCGGTAAACGCCCTTGGATACGCAGACCCAGAGCTTACAAAAGCCATATGCGACCAAGCACAAAGCCTTTTGCACATCTCCAATCTTTTTGAAAATCCCTGGCAAGAAGATTTGGCAAAGGAGCTTGTGGATAGCTTTTGGACTTCTGGAAAGGTCTTTTTCTGCAACAGTGGTGCGGAGGCAAACGAAGGAGCTATAAAGCTCGTAAGAAGATACTTTTACGAGAAGGGTGAGAAAAGATACAGGATTATTACCTTTTATAGCTCCTTTCATGGAAGAACCTTTGGTGCCATGTCCGCAACCGCACAGGAAAAGATACAAAAGGGCTTTGAGCCACTCCTTGAAGGTTTTGACTATGCGGAGCTAAACAACTTTGACTCTGTTTTAAGGGCTCTAAAGAAAGAAACCGCTGGCATAATGCTTGAGGTTATACATGGAGAGGGTGGTATAAAGGAGGCAGAGGGAGAGTTTTTGCAGAAAATTCAAGAGCTATGCAGGAAAGAGGGTCTTCTGCTTATAGTGGACGAAGTTCAAACAGGCATAGGAAGGACTGGTAAATTCTACGCCTACGAGCATTACAGCCTACAACCAGACATAATAACCCTTGCAAAAGGCTTGGGTGGTGGAGTCCCCATAGGTGCGGTGCTTGCCAAAGATGAGGTCGCTAAGGCTTTTAAGGCAGGCTCACACGGTTCTACTTTTGGTGGAAACCCCCTTGCCTGCAGAGCTTCTATGGTGGTGGTTCGCAGGGTAAGGGAGCTCTTACCACAGGTTCAAAGGGTGGGAGAATACTTCAAGAGAAAACTCCAAGAGCTTGGAGTGGGAAAGGTTAGAGGCAAAGGTCTAATGCTTGGTTTGGAGCTTGAGAGAAACTGCTCCGAGCTTGTGCAGAAAGCACTTGAAAAGGGTCTTGTGATAAACTGCACCGCAGAGAAGGTCTTGAGGTTTGTCCCACCCCTTATAGTTGAGGAAAAACACATAGACCAAGCTATTGAAATACTAAGGCATATTCTTTAA
- a CDS encoding pyridoxamine 5'-phosphate oxidase family protein, with protein MLPKELVDLMRNLGVFPTVLATSDKESNIHMTFITWVYPVDERTIKIALSSNAKSAKNMLQTGQACLMLIAQDKALTCYGNANLLIDRIEEVKFPVSVFEVKIQSVENNLFPGGTITGTIPFMHTGDLQKAGELDQLVLDALRSA; from the coding sequence ATGCTTCCAAAGGAGCTTGTTGACCTTATGAGGAATCTTGGAGTTTTTCCCACGGTGCTTGCCACCTCTGACAAAGAAAGCAATATACACATGACCTTTATAACATGGGTGTATCCTGTGGACGAAAGAACTATTAAAATTGCACTGAGCTCTAACGCAAAGAGTGCCAAGAATATGCTCCAGACAGGACAGGCATGTCTTATGCTTATAGCACAGGATAAGGCACTTACCTGCTACGGAAATGCTAACCTTCTAATTGATAGGATAGAAGAGGTAAAGTTTCCCGTCTCTGTGTTTGAGGTCAAGATACAGAGCGTGGAGAACAATCTCTTCCCTGGCGGAACAATAACTGGAACTATACCCTTTATGCACACGGGAGACCTGCAGAAGGCTGGAGAACTTGACCAACTTGTGCTTGATGCTCTTAGGTCTGCATGA
- a CDS encoding NAD+ synthase, whose protein sequence is MIISLALAQINPLLGSVETNISKIKLLSEQAQERAHMVIFPELALCGYPPEDLLLRYDFIEMCMLALEELVKFSKGLSSVLVFGMPYYEGDLYNALVVVAEGKILGVYKKTFLPNYSVFDEKRYFRAGKEPLMIEIEGVKVGFSICEDIWHPDGWERYYALSGCEVLLNINASPYYRGKYEFKESFLKARAQDNIAYVVYVNMVGGQDELVFDGRSLVIDPEGKVIARARAFEEDLLFVSLEVEKVRRKRFFDLRLRERDVSAPKMVASISLQNKELHKVRVEASQRDEEELYRALLLAIRDYVEKNSFERVVLGLSGGIDSSLVACLAVDAIGKDRVVGVFMPSEFTSSESREDVYELSKNLGISLLEYPIKEVYRTYLTLLDSEELSIAEENLQARIRANILFYLSNKYGWLVLSTSNKSESAVGYSTIYGDMAGGFAPIKDLYKTWVYKLARYRNSIKPDIPERVLLKPPTAELRPNQTDQDTLPPYELLDQVLGLHIEEGMGLEDIVALGFDRELVKKVLRMVRRAEYKRRQAPIGPKLTKRAFGKDWRMPISGSY, encoded by the coding sequence ATGATTATAAGCTTGGCTTTAGCTCAGATAAATCCTCTTTTGGGCTCTGTAGAAACTAACATAAGCAAGATAAAGCTACTCTCCGAACAAGCACAGGAGAGGGCTCATATGGTTATATTCCCAGAGCTTGCCCTATGTGGCTACCCTCCAGAGGACTTGCTTTTGAGGTATGACTTTATAGAAATGTGTATGCTCGCTCTTGAGGAGCTTGTGAAGTTTTCTAAGGGCTTATCTTCAGTGCTTGTTTTTGGCATGCCTTATTATGAGGGAGACCTCTATAACGCCCTTGTGGTGGTAGCAGAAGGTAAAATCCTCGGAGTCTATAAAAAGACCTTTTTGCCTAACTACTCGGTCTTTGACGAAAAGAGATATTTCAGGGCTGGCAAGGAGCCATTGATGATTGAAATAGAGGGAGTAAAAGTAGGCTTTTCTATCTGTGAAGACATTTGGCATCCCGATGGATGGGAGAGATACTATGCCCTCTCAGGTTGTGAAGTGCTTTTAAACATAAACGCCTCGCCTTACTATAGAGGAAAGTATGAGTTTAAGGAAAGCTTTCTAAAAGCTCGTGCCCAAGATAATATAGCCTATGTGGTTTATGTAAACATGGTAGGGGGACAGGATGAGCTTGTCTTTGACGGCAGAAGCCTTGTGATAGACCCAGAGGGTAAAGTCATCGCAAGGGCAAGGGCCTTTGAGGAAGACCTGCTTTTTGTAAGCCTTGAGGTGGAGAAGGTCAGAAGGAAGAGGTTCTTTGACCTAAGGCTAAGGGAAAGGGATGTGTCCGCTCCTAAGATGGTCGCTTCCATATCCCTACAAAACAAAGAACTACACAAGGTTAGAGTGGAGGCAAGTCAAAGGGACGAAGAAGAGTTATACAGGGCTCTCCTCTTAGCCATAAGGGATTACGTGGAGAAAAACTCCTTTGAAAGGGTTGTGCTTGGCTTGTCTGGTGGTATAGATTCCTCTTTGGTTGCCTGTCTTGCGGTGGATGCCATTGGTAAGGATAGGGTTGTGGGGGTTTTTATGCCATCGGAGTTTACTTCTTCTGAAAGCAGGGAGGATGTTTACGAGCTTTCTAAAAACTTAGGCATTAGTTTACTTGAATATCCTATAAAAGAAGTCTATAGGACATACTTGACACTCTTGGATTCTGAAGAGCTTTCCATAGCAGAAGAAAACCTGCAAGCACGCATAAGGGCTAACATACTTTTTTATCTTTCCAACAAATATGGCTGGCTTGTGCTTTCTACTTCCAACAAAAGCGAATCTGCGGTGGGCTATTCTACTATATATGGAGATATGGCTGGGGGCTTTGCTCCCATAAAAGACCTATACAAAACATGGGTCTACAAACTGGCAAGATACAGAAACTCCATAAAGCCAGACATACCAGAGAGGGTTTTGTTAAAGCCACCCACTGCAGAGCTAAGACCCAATCAAACAGACCAAGATACATTGCCACCCTATGAGCTACTTGACCAAGTTTTGGGGCTACACATAGAGGAAGGTATGGGGCTGGAGGATATAGTAGCTTTGGGCTTTGATAGGGAGCTTGTCAAGAAGGTTCTTAGAATGGTAAGAAGGGCAGAATACAAAAGAAGACAAGCACCCATTGGTCCAAAGCTAACAAAAAGAGCCTTTGGAAAGGACTGGAGAATGCCTATAAGCGGTAGCTACTAA